gtttGTGTTCTATTATTCTTTCAGCCTCTTGATCAAATATAACAAATCAAGCACTACCGGTTGCATCACTTGCCAAGACTTTTAACATATACCTGTATAAATACACATATTCTAAAAGTTATGTTTATCTAGATATTGTAACaattaaaatgataaaaagGTCAACATTTTCTTTATGGACTTTTCCAGAAATTTTCAATCAGATGAAGTGCCATTTCtctttgtacatcaattatGCATGGGGACTTGAGTCTTGTAAAAACTTTCTTGGGCtaactttctttaattttcatgTCTAGATTGTTTGTACGTTGTTCTATATACTGGTAGattatcttaaaataaaaagaatgtATGATGAAactgtaaaaaaaattaaaaaaaggacactataaaaaatatatattatcatTTATTCCTATATATCTAATAAAGGAGATTtatgtctcttttatttatatcgAATTACTTTATAGTTCCATTTTTTGataggaaataagaatcatataatattaagaattcttataggagataaaaattgatatacatccaaacaaaaaaGTAGCAAGTCATCTAGGAAATTACTTGCCGTCTCATTAAGCCACATAGGGAAGAGAAAACGCGAAGGGATAAGTATGAgatacgactttattatatatatatatatgatatcTACAAAATGTGTCAGAAACACGATACTATGCTATTGCAATTTGCACTTTGGGGGGTGTAAAAGGTGAGAATTGAGTCTTAATTCACAAGACTACGCATCCACCTGAGCAATAAAAGTACAATGCTAACTCAAGCGATAAAGTACAATGCTAATTTAAGTGTACATTTCTCATTATCAGATATCACTTAATGTTATATTAAAAATATCCTCTAAAGTTAGTATTTCCACTCAACCATGATTATAGATATAATAATTTCCTAAATAAAAACGCGTAGTATTAAtagatttcttaaaaaaaaacatacacGCACTGAACCTGCTACATACAATAACTTATTGTAAAAAaactaattatatatatattttgaagtAAGCATACATGTAGAGCGTGCCAAAAGCATTAGTGATTATAGAGCACTAGTGATTCTAGCATCTATGGAGAGTTAAATTATGCTCACAAATGGTAGGATCAAAGGAAGATTGTGGGTAAAGACACTTATCAAAGAGTTACATTATGCTCACAACTGGTAGGATGGATGCAAATCGAATGAAACTGAAGGGCATTTCAACTGAAAAATTGTAGGCTCAATACAAATTGAATACATCCCAACTAATACGAACTAGTAGAAAGGTTTAAAGAGATCTGAATTTAGAATTCTAGTTCCTGGAACTTTAACTTTAGTTAGCTGGGAAGTATGGATAGGCATTCGtgctctttcttttcttggtttcaAACGTGAACAGATTCGATAGGACCCCAAATGCTGATCTTACTTGACATTTGAGATGCAGTTAAGCCATACTCATCTTTTGTTCGTCCATAAAAGAAGTGTGAAAGTCGGCAGTCAAGCTTCACATCCTGTTgccaacaaaaaaaagagagagagattgcATTCCgtcaaaacagattttttttttgggggtttttttttggggggggggggggggggttggggagctttttttttttttcaaaaataaattacaTTTTCAAGAATTCTTCAGTATTACTTTCCTCTTGCAGTTCTGTTCCTGCATTTTTCGATGGCTTGCTTAGCCAACATAGAAACCAATATTGTCACTGATCAATCTGCTCTTGTTGCTTTGAAAGAGCACGCATTATCAGAACTCTACCTAGTCCTGGAAGACGACTGGACTGCTAATACTTCTGTTTGTGATTGGATTGGAGTCACTTGTGGCATCCAGCATCATAGAGTAACTGCTTTAAACAAACCATTCATGGGTTTGACAGGCAGCATTCCTCCCCATCTGGGGAACTtgtcttttcttgtttctttggaCCTGAGTGGTAACAATTACCAGGGCAATCAACCTGGAGATCTGTCCCGTTTGCGATGCCTGTGGTTTATGAACTTTAAGCTCAACAACTTCACTGGAGATAATCCGTCATGGTTTGGTTCCTTTCCTGAActtaaatttttgtcaattagAAATAACAGCTTTACTGGATTTATCCCTCATTCTCGAAGCCTGAAACATTGGAACTATCATACAATCCTTTACAAGGTAAAGATTAGATTCCTGAAGTGATGGGAGCTCTACCAAACCTGAGGGTACTAAATTTGCAGTATAACCAACTTACAGGGTCTATACCATCCTCCATTTTCAACATTTCAACGTTGGAAATTATTGCTCTCTCAGGAAATAACTTATCTGGTAATCTTCCTCCAGACGTGTGCAATGATCTTCCAAGTCTCAGAGGGCTTTATTTAACTTCAGATAAATTAAATGGCCAGTTGCCATCAAATTTAACTGCTTGTTCAGTAATCCAACTATTGTCATTGTCATCAAATGAATTTAGCGGACAGACACCATGGGAATATGGAACCTTGAAGGAAGCTGGAGGGGCTGTATCTTGCCTGGAACAGTTTAATAGGTATGGTAAAGAATTGTTGTAAATCTACAGAGCCAAGTCTGGTTAATTTATCAACTTTGATCAACTTCAATGTATCAACTTTAGTGATGGAGCtaggatttttttcctttgggagaccaaaatttttcctaacaaaattatcttaataagttatttttaaaataatttttatctatttaaatatatgacatctaaaaatagcaaatattaactttaattataaatgtttgtctatttcataaatatgtagTATAGTCATAACGAAATTTAAGATAAGAAATAACATTTAATTAAATATCTGATAACATTACAAACTATCCAACTTGCACATTATGAAaagatgctccaatatgtcaccAGTGTAAatatatactccctccgtcccactttgatagtcctgttttcctttttcgtctgtctcaaattatagtccactttccaattgaagaatgtagttgtattttaatttttctaaaatgcccttattcaatgtaagttgttgttactataaacttaccccatttaatgagagttgattctttttttgcCATCAATTTAAGtttccataaagttgtactctatttaatgtaagggtattttagaaaaatagcaatctaaatttacttttccaacaaagttaactattttttcttaaattgtgtgaaaaaaTAAACAGAACTATTAAAGtgagacggagggagtatatatatatatatatatatatatattactcGTGAATCAAAGAAGCATCTCTTAGGTCATTCCTAGTGTATCTTTTATGAAAACACAAAATCCGTATCACAATAACTCTCACAACATATGATGTGATAAAGCGAATGCTTGAATTTCAACAAACCATCCGATGAAGTGGGTAGAAAAGTAATGCAAGTAAGTTGACTACAAAGAAGAGATGGAAGATCTCTCTCTCGATTACAGGTCACTGGTTCAAACTTTGAAACGTGCAAGTGGATAAAATCTAAAAAGTGTGCTAGTGCACCCTTTTGGTCTAAATGGATATTTTCATCTGGTTCTTATGCAACTTAATTGGGTTTTCCTACCCTTTTAGAGCAGGACATAATAATATATCGGTATCGTCAATTGTAATATAAAAGCAACAGTGTTTGGATAGCCactatttataaatattattttatttatattataaatatattttctaattatctaattttatctttttcaacCATCTTTTCAGAGGAATAATTTTGTATTCTTAACTAGTTTCAGCTACTCTCGGCTAGGTTTGACAAAAGAATTCAGAAACCCGAATTGAACTTAGGTCTTGAGTTGCTTTTTCTGTTCCACTCCGACGAAATTCACTTTCCTCTGCATCACATGTTCCTGGAAAACTCATAGCTGGCTTCCATTTGATTCAGAAATGTCATTTTTGCTTTGAGGTGGGGTCTTGAGTTGCTTTGAACTGGAAA
This portion of the Coffea eugenioides isolate CCC68of chromosome 11, Ceug_1.0, whole genome shotgun sequence genome encodes:
- the LOC113752772 gene encoding receptor kinase-like protein Xa21; protein product: MACLANIETNIVTDQSALVALKEHALSELYLVLEDDWTANTSVCDWIGVTCGIQHHRVTALNKPFMGLTGSIPPHLGNLSFLVSLDLSGNNYQGNQPGDLSRLRCLWFMNFKLNNFTGDNPSWFGSFPELKFLSIRNNSFTGFIPHSRSLKHWNYHTILYKYNQLTGSIPSSIFNISTLEIIALSGNNLSGNLPPDVCNDLPSLRGLYLTSDKLNGQLPSNLTACSVIQLLSLSSNEFSGQTPWEYGTLKEAGGAVSCLEQFNRYGKELL